A window from Bacteroidota bacterium encodes these proteins:
- a CDS encoding glycoside hydrolase family 2 TIM barrel-domain containing protein: MKRIMKSAIVVLALSAMVACGGEDKQVEVKNEIGIRWTEKKAQEWGAKQPWIVGANFNPSDASNQLDFWQAETWNPELIDKELGWAANIGMNTMRVYLHYFPFRDDKDAFLKRMDQFLDISAKHNIKPMFIFFDDVWNPNPVAGKQPEPKAHLHNANWMQSPGKDILWNPERHDELKSYVQTILTRYKNDDRVLLWDLYNEPQNTNDNAYHENGKGKEKFSMILLKKVFAWAREVNPSQPISSAPWRDDWTKEENMTEFHKFMFDNSDIITYHNYADIAEFKKVSEPLKRYNRPMICTEYMARGNNSLFQTHLPYMAENNIGAINWGLVAGRSQTIYAWDSWEKEYTAEPELWFHDIFRQDGSVYSQEEVDLIKKLSSEKNGKN, from the coding sequence AAAGAACGAAATCGGAATCCGTTGGACTGAGAAGAAAGCACAGGAATGGGGTGCAAAACAGCCTTGGATTGTTGGAGCAAACTTCAACCCGAGTGACGCATCGAACCAACTTGATTTTTGGCAGGCAGAAACATGGAATCCTGAGTTGATCGATAAAGAACTTGGATGGGCTGCAAATATTGGAATGAATACTATGCGTGTTTATTTACACTATTTTCCTTTCCGTGATGATAAAGATGCTTTCCTGAAACGCATGGATCAATTCCTTGATATTTCGGCTAAGCACAACATTAAACCAATGTTTATTTTCTTTGACGATGTTTGGAATCCAAACCCGGTTGCAGGTAAGCAACCAGAGCCAAAAGCACATTTACACAACGCAAACTGGATGCAGTCGCCGGGAAAAGATATCCTTTGGAATCCTGAAAGACATGATGAATTGAAATCTTATGTTCAAACAATTCTTACTCGTTACAAAAATGACGACAGAGTATTGTTGTGGGATTTATACAATGAGCCACAGAATACAAACGACAACGCTTACCACGAAAACGGTAAAGGAAAAGAGAAATTCTCGATGATACTTTTAAAGAAAGTATTTGCCTGGGCCAGAGAGGTAAATCCTTCTCAACCAATTTCATCGGCTCCCTGGAGAGACGATTGGACTAAAGAAGAAAACATGACAGAATTCCACAAATTTATGTTCGACAATTCTGACATCATCACATATCACAACTATGCTGATATTGCTGAATTTAAAAAAGTATCAGAGCCGTTGAAAAGATATAACAGACCTATGATTTGTACTGAGTATATGGCACGTGGTAACAATTCGTTGTTCCAAACTCACCTTCCATATATGGCCGAGAATAATATCGGAGCTATAAACTGGGGATTAGTTGCAGGACGTTCTCAGACTATTTACGCATGGGATTCGTGGGAAAAAGAATATACAGCTGAACCGGAGCTTTGGTTCCACGATATTTTCCGTCAGGATGGTTCGGTTTACAGTCAGGAAGAAGTTGATTTGATTAAGAAGCTTAGTTCTGAGAAAAACGGCAAAAATTAG